aataaacacaattaaaagtgcatttaaaaaattgttccgtatgcattacaagtagcttaataaataaaaaaacgtttgacattgttattcattgtattcactgagaaaaaaaaacctgaatgttgccgaattttgcggcgcgattaccagaatgaccctttAAATTAATGTACCCGCTTTGTGTAGTTGCTTGAAGTTCGATAGTATGAACTCTCTTAATTTCTCGTACGCCTTGGGGAGGTCGTCATTCTCGATCAGAACGTCAAAATTGCCAGGCTTCAGACCTGAAATAGACATCGATCGCTCAGGAATCCCTTTCGAAGGCACAATAAACTCGTGAATGATAAATTAAAACGCATGCCCACCATATTCCATTTCTGTTCTAGCGATAGACAATCTATGCTTCAAAGACTCTTCCGTCTCTGTATTCCTATCCCTTAATCGTTTCTCCAACTCGTCTACGGATGGCGGCTTAATAAACACGTACAGAGGTTCCAGAGAACTTTGCTTCACCTGTTTTACACCCTCCACCTCGATGTCTAATACGCAAACTTTCCCAGCTGCTACTACGTTCTCCACAGCTTGTTTACTAAAGACGTGCGAAGAAGGTTTATTAACAATGCCAGTGTTACAGTAATTCTTGCTGTTTCATTAACATCGACGCGTTACCTAGTACCATACATATTTCCACTGAAGGTAGCAGTTTCGAGGAATTCACCCTGCTCCACTTGTCTCCGCATCTTCTCTTTAGTAGTGAAATAATAATGCTTCCCATCTTCCTCGCCCGGCCTAGGCGCCCTGGTCGTATGAGAAATGGAGAAGCCAAACATGTCTG
This region of Andrena cerasifolii isolate SP2316 chromosome 4, iyAndCera1_principal, whole genome shotgun sequence genomic DNA includes:
- the LOC143368465 gene encoding guanylate kinase isoform X1 is translated as MEPCPVIESGEISLSMLSLSCFRTIAVGACNMLQKGPRPLVLCGPSGSGKSTLIKKLFEEFPDMFGFSISHTTRAPRPGEEDGKHYYFTTKEKMRRQVEQGEFLETATFSGNMYGTSKQAVENVVAAGKVCVLDIEVEGVKQVKQSSLEPLYVFIKPPSVDELEKRLRDRNTETEESLKHRLSIARTEMEYGLKPGNFDVLIENDDLPKAYEKLREFILSNFKQLHKAES
- the LOC143368465 gene encoding guanylate kinase isoform X2, encoding MLSLSCFRTIAVGACNMLQKGPRPLVLCGPSGSGKSTLIKKLFEEFPDMFGFSISHTTRAPRPGEEDGKHYYFTTKEKMRRQVEQGEFLETATFSGNMYGTSKQAVENVVAAGKVCVLDIEVEGVKQVKQSSLEPLYVFIKPPSVDELEKRLRDRNTETEESLKHRLSIARTEMEYGLKPGNFDVLIENDDLPKAYEKLREFILSNFKQLHKAES
- the LOC143368465 gene encoding guanylate kinase isoform X3 encodes the protein MLQKGPRPLVLCGPSGSGKSTLIKKLFEEFPDMFGFSISHTTRAPRPGEEDGKHYYFTTKEKMRRQVEQGEFLETATFSGNMYGTSKQAVENVVAAGKVCVLDIEVEGVKQVKQSSLEPLYVFIKPPSVDELEKRLRDRNTETEESLKHRLSIARTEMEYGLKPGNFDVLIENDDLPKAYEKLREFILSNFKQLHKAES